One region of Rhodophyticola sp. CCM32 genomic DNA includes:
- a CDS encoding FMN-dependent NADH-azoreductase, which yields MTDSILRIDASARRAGSISRDLTDRILARLGEDIPVIIRDLAEGMPLIDETWVAANFTPAAERTEAQRTALALSDRLIDEIKAADTLVIGLPIYNFGVPAALKAWIDLVARAGVTFSYSENGPVGLLSGKRAIVAVASGGTAAGSDIDFATGYLTHVLGFIGITDVQCVTADQLALDAEATVAKAHGQIAALAA from the coding sequence ATGACAGATTCCATCCTCCGTATTGACGCCTCCGCCCGGCGCGCGGGCTCCATCTCCCGCGACCTGACCGACCGGATTCTTGCCCGTTTGGGTGAGGATATCCCGGTCATCATCCGCGACCTTGCCGAGGGCATGCCCCTGATTGACGAGACCTGGGTCGCCGCCAATTTCACGCCCGCCGCCGAGCGGACGGAGGCGCAACGCACAGCACTCGCCCTGTCCGACAGGCTGATTGACGAGATCAAGGCCGCCGATACCCTGGTGATCGGCCTGCCGATCTACAATTTCGGCGTGCCCGCCGCGCTGAAAGCCTGGATCGACCTGGTGGCCCGTGCCGGTGTCACATTCTCCTATTCCGAAAACGGCCCTGTCGGCCTGCTGAGCGGCAAGCGCGCCATCGTCGCCGTTGCGTCGGGCGGCACGGCGGCAGGCTCGGATATCGACTTTGCCACCGGCTATCTGACCCATGTGCTGGGCTTTATCGGCATCACGGATGTGCAATGTGTCACCGCCGACCAGCTGGCCCTGGATGCCGAGGCCACGGTTGCAAAAGCCCATGGCCAGATCGCAGCCCTGGCCGCCTGA
- the ffh gene encoding signal recognition particle protein, producing the protein MFENLSERLSGVFDRLTKQGALSEDDVRTAMREVRVALLEADVSLPVAREFIKAVEKKATGAAVTKSVTPGQQVIKIVHDELIATLTGAGDPGTLKIDNPPAPILMVGLQGSGKTTTTAKLAKRLKEREGKRILMASLDTNRPAAMEQLAILGTQIGVDTLPIVKGEDPVTIAKRAKTQASLGGYDVYMLDTAGRLHIDAELIAQAAAVRDVAGPRETLLVVDGLTGQDAVNVAQEFDDKIGVTGVVLTRMDGDGRGGAALSMRAITGKPIRFVGLGEKMDAIETFEPDRIAGRILGMGDIVALVEKAQETLEAEQAERMMKRFQKGQFNMNDLKSQMEQMLKMGGMEGMMSMMPGMAKMSKQLDNAGFDDAVIRRQIALVDSMTKRERANPALLQASRKKRIAAGAGQEVSDLNKLIKMHRQMSDAMKKLGKMGKKGLMKGGLGALMGKGAPAALKDMDPGGMDPKALEAAARQMGQPGGLPGLGGGAGLPPGLSGFGKKK; encoded by the coding sequence ATGTTTGAAAACCTCTCTGAACGCCTGTCTGGCGTCTTCGACCGTCTCACCAAACAGGGCGCCCTGTCTGAAGATGACGTGCGCACGGCCATGCGCGAGGTGCGCGTGGCGCTGCTTGAGGCCGATGTGTCCCTGCCCGTCGCCCGCGAATTCATCAAAGCGGTGGAAAAGAAAGCCACCGGTGCCGCAGTCACCAAATCGGTCACGCCCGGTCAGCAGGTCATCAAGATCGTCCATGATGAACTGATCGCCACTCTCACCGGCGCGGGTGACCCCGGCACCCTGAAAATCGACAACCCGCCCGCACCGATCCTGATGGTCGGCCTGCAGGGCTCGGGCAAAACCACCACCACCGCCAAACTTGCCAAACGCCTGAAAGAGCGGGAGGGCAAACGCATTCTGATGGCGTCGCTGGATACCAACCGCCCCGCCGCGATGGAACAACTGGCGATCCTGGGCACCCAGATCGGCGTTGACACCCTGCCGATTGTCAAAGGCGAAGACCCGGTGACCATCGCCAAACGCGCCAAAACCCAGGCCAGCCTTGGCGGTTATGATGTCTATATGCTCGACACGGCGGGCCGGTTGCATATCGACGCGGAACTGATTGCCCAGGCCGCAGCCGTCCGCGATGTGGCGGGCCCGCGCGAGACGCTGTTGGTCGTCGATGGCCTGACCGGGCAGGACGCGGTCAATGTGGCCCAGGAATTCGACGACAAGATCGGCGTCACCGGCGTGGTCCTGACCCGGATGGATGGCGATGGCCGGGGCGGCGCGGCCCTGTCCATGCGCGCGATCACCGGCAAGCCGATCCGCTTTGTCGGTCTTGGCGAAAAGATGGACGCGATCGAGACGTTTGAGCCCGATCGGATCGCGGGTCGCATCCTTGGCATGGGCGACATCGTGGCGCTGGTGGAAAAGGCGCAGGAAACGCTGGAGGCCGAACAGGCCGAGCGGATGATGAAGCGGTTCCAGAAAGGTCAGTTCAACATGAACGACCTGAAATCCCAGATGGAACAGATGCTGAAAATGGGCGGTATGGAGGGCATGATGTCGATGATGCCCGGCATGGCGAAAATGTCGAAACAACTGGATAATGCGGGCTTTGATGACGCTGTGATCCGCCGCCAGATCGCATTGGTCGATTCGATGACCAAACGCGAACGCGCCAACCCGGCTCTGTTGCAGGCCAGCCGCAAGAAACGCATCGCGGCGGGCGCGGGGCAGGAGGTCAGCGATCTGAACAAGCTGATCAAGATGCACCGGCAGATGTCGGATGCAATGAAAAAGCTGGGTAAAATGGGCAAGAAGGGCCTGATGAAGGGCGGTTTGGGGGCACTGATGGGCAAAGGCGCACCGGCGGCCCTCAAAGACATGGACCCAGGCGGCATGGACCCCAAAGCGCTGGAAGCGGCCGCACGGCAGATGGGCCAGCCCGGCGGTCTTCCGGGCCTTGGCGGCGGTGCGGGCCTGCCGCCGGGATTGTCGGGCTTCGGCAAGAAGAAATGA
- a CDS encoding GNAT family N-acetyltransferase, protein MTAAGIHIPTLATERLTLRAPRRSDFEAYAAFRGSDRASFVGGPNTRIDAWQQFCALTGQWVLLGYGRWIMADKDSDQPLGVVGLHHPVEWPEPEIAWSVFADGEGRGLAFEAARASRAFAYGTLGWTTLVSCVDPENTRSLALAKRLGCTPDGAFQHDAFGTLPIWRHPAAEALT, encoded by the coding sequence ATGACCGCGGCGGGCATCCATATCCCTACGCTTGCAACCGAGCGGCTGACCCTGCGCGCGCCCCGGCGCTCGGATTTTGAGGCCTATGCCGCGTTTCGCGGCTCGGACCGGGCGTCATTCGTGGGCGGCCCCAACACACGCATTGACGCGTGGCAGCAATTCTGCGCGCTGACCGGTCAGTGGGTGCTGTTGGGTTATGGCCGCTGGATCATGGCCGATAAAGACAGCGATCAGCCGCTTGGCGTGGTGGGCCTGCACCACCCGGTGGAATGGCCCGAACCGGAAATCGCCTGGTCCGTCTTTGCCGATGGTGAAGGCCGGGGGCTGGCCTTTGAGGCCGCCCGGGCCAGCCGCGCTTTTGCCTATGGTACACTTGGCTGGACCACGCTGGTCAGCTGCGTGGACCCGGAGAACACGCGCTCACTTGCCCTGGCCAAACGCCTTGGCTGCACCCCCGATGGGGCCTTCCAGCACGACGCTTTCGGCACCCTGCCGATCTGGCGCCACCCGGCAGCGGAGGCGCTGACATGA
- a CDS encoding GNAT family N-acetyltransferase has product MIPTLTTDRLHLRGPDARDWPGFLDYFTSERSQFTGGPLEPRPAWVLFAAEIGHWAIHGFGMWSVTRKEDDTAIGLIGCWYPEGWPEKEIGWLLWPRAEGQGYAYEAATAVRAHVYNTLRWSTAVSYIAPGNIRSIALAERLGARLDPSATKPKPDTLVYRHPPLRRSRHD; this is encoded by the coding sequence ATGATCCCGACCCTCACCACGGACCGGTTGCATCTGCGCGGGCCCGACGCCCGCGACTGGCCCGGCTTTCTGGACTATTTCACCTCTGAGCGGTCGCAATTCACCGGCGGCCCGCTGGAGCCACGCCCGGCCTGGGTGCTTTTTGCCGCCGAGATTGGCCACTGGGCGATCCACGGGTTCGGCATGTGGTCGGTCACGCGCAAGGAAGATGACACCGCGATCGGCCTGATCGGATGCTGGTATCCCGAAGGCTGGCCCGAGAAAGAGATCGGCTGGCTGCTTTGGCCCCGGGCCGAGGGGCAGGGCTATGCCTATGAGGCCGCGACAGCGGTTCGCGCCCATGTCTATAACACGCTCCGCTGGTCCACAGCGGTCAGCTATATCGCGCCCGGGAATATACGGTCCATTGCGCTGGCCGAACGGCTTGGTGCGCGGCTTGACCCGTCTGCGACAAAACCCAAACCCGACACGCTGGTATATCGCCACCCGCCCCTACGGAGGTCCAGGCATGACTGA
- a CDS encoding chorismate mutase, with protein MTDAATRAATLLKDHRDSIDRLDAILVYTLGERFKHTQAVGRLKADHDLPPSDPAREATQIERLEDLACRADLDPEFAKKFLNFIIAEVIQHHKKHQ; from the coding sequence ATGACTGATGCCGCAACCCGCGCCGCCACGCTTCTGAAAGACCACCGCGACAGTATCGACCGGCTGGATGCGATCCTGGTCTATACGCTTGGCGAGCGTTTCAAGCACACCCAGGCGGTCGGCAGGCTGAAAGCCGATCATGACCTTCCCCCGTCCGACCCTGCCCGCGAAGCGACGCAGATCGAGCGGTTAGAAGACCTGGCATGCCGGGCCGATCTGGACCCGGAATTTGCCAAGAAATTTCTGAATTTCATCATCGCTGAAGTCATTCAGCATCACAAGAAACACCAATGA
- the rpsP gene encoding 30S ribosomal protein S16, with product MAMKIRLARGGSKKRPFYRIVAADSRMPRDGRYIEKLGTYNPLLPKDSEERVKMDMERVQHWLGQGAQPTDRVSRFLEAAGVIEKKERANMQKAEPGKKAVERAEEKAAKAAAAAEAPAEEETPVEETPAEEAAVEEAPAEEAPVEEAATEDAPAEEEKAE from the coding sequence ATGGCTATGAAAATCCGGCTCGCCCGCGGCGGCTCGAAAAAACGTCCCTTCTATCGCATTGTGGCCGCAGACAGCCGCATGCCCCGCGACGGGCGCTATATCGAGAAACTGGGCACCTATAACCCGCTGTTGCCGAAAGACAGCGAAGAGCGTGTGAAAATGGATATGGAGCGTGTGCAGCACTGGCTGGGCCAGGGCGCGCAACCCACCGACCGTGTGTCGCGGTTTCTGGAAGCCGCCGGCGTGATCGAGAAGAAAGAGCGCGCCAATATGCAGAAAGCCGAGCCCGGCAAGAAGGCCGTGGAGCGTGCCGAAGAGAAAGCCGCGAAAGCCGCTGCGGCTGCCGAAGCCCCGGCAGAGGAAGAAACCCCGGTTGAGGAAACCCCCGCAGAGGAAGCCGCTGTCGAGGAAGCCCCCGCAGAGGAAGCGCCCGTTGAAGAGGCCGCCACCGAGGATGCCCCGGCCGAAGAAGAAAAAGCCGAATAA
- the rimM gene encoding ribosome maturation factor RimM (Essential for efficient processing of 16S rRNA), whose amino-acid sequence MADRICVGAITGSFGVKGEARVKSFTADPAAIGDYGPLSTEDGQRSFTLKITRPVKSGFAVRLSGVTGKEQADALRGTRLYAPRTALPALPDDEFYHTDLIGLTVIDTGGQEHGKVHAVHNHGASDLLELRSKGAGGTVLVPFTADIVPTVDLASGRIIIDPPEGLFDAPESKP is encoded by the coding sequence ATGGCAGATCGCATATGTGTCGGGGCCATCACCGGGTCTTTCGGGGTGAAAGGTGAGGCACGGGTCAAATCCTTCACTGCCGATCCCGCCGCGATTGGCGATTATGGCCCGCTTTCTACCGAGGATGGCCAGCGCAGCTTTACCCTGAAGATCACCCGACCGGTCAAAAGCGGCTTTGCCGTGCGCCTGTCGGGCGTCACCGGCAAGGAACAGGCCGACGCCCTGCGCGGCACACGGCTTTACGCCCCCCGCACGGCCCTGCCCGCCCTGCCCGATGATGAATTCTACCACACCGATCTGATTGGCCTGACCGTAATCGACACCGGCGGGCAGGAGCATGGAAAGGTCCATGCGGTGCATAATCACGGCGCCTCTGACCTGTTGGAGCTGCGCAGCAAAGGGGCGGGCGGCACCGTGCTGGTCCCTTTCACCGCCGACATCGTACCAACCGTCGACCTGGCGTCGGGGCGGATCATCATCGACCCGCCCGAGGGGTTGTTCGATGCGCCGGAAAGCAAGCCATGA
- the trmD gene encoding tRNA (guanosine(37)-N1)-methyltransferase TrmD has protein sequence MTPSPRLKGAWTARVLTLFPDAFPGVLGQSLTGKALQEGLWALEPIDLRPFGSGRHRNVDDTPAGGGAGLVMRPDVLGQALNTAASGTPDNPESWPRAYLSPRGKPFTQKDAERFAKADGITLLCGRFEGVDQRVIDHFGLEEISIGDFVLTGGEIAAQALIDATVRLIPRVLGNQASTEEESFSEGLLEHPHYTKPAVWEGREIPEILLSGHHAKIALWRKAMAERLTKERRPDLWRAYCDTHGRDPDGDQEL, from the coding sequence ATGACGCCATCGCCGCGCCTGAAAGGGGCGTGGACGGCCAGGGTGCTCACGCTTTTTCCTGATGCGTTTCCGGGTGTGCTTGGCCAGTCCCTGACCGGCAAAGCGCTGCAAGAAGGGCTTTGGGCACTGGAGCCGATCGACCTGCGCCCGTTCGGCAGCGGCAGACACCGCAATGTGGATGACACGCCCGCAGGCGGCGGCGCCGGTCTGGTGATGCGCCCCGATGTGCTGGGCCAGGCCCTGAACACGGCCGCATCCGGCACGCCGGACAACCCGGAAAGCTGGCCCCGTGCCTATCTGTCACCGCGCGGCAAACCCTTTACCCAGAAGGATGCGGAACGGTTTGCGAAAGCCGATGGCATCACCCTTCTCTGCGGGCGTTTCGAAGGCGTGGACCAGCGGGTGATCGACCATTTCGGGCTTGAGGAGATCTCCATCGGTGACTTTGTCCTCACCGGTGGGGAGATCGCGGCACAAGCCTTGATTGATGCGACTGTCCGGCTTATACCCCGCGTGCTTGGGAATCAGGCATCAACAGAGGAAGAGTCTTTCTCTGAAGGTCTGCTGGAACACCCGCACTACACGAAACCGGCCGTCTGGGAAGGCCGCGAGATACCTGAGATTCTCCTTTCAGGCCATCACGCGAAAATCGCCCTCTGGCGGAAGGCAATGGCCGAAAGGCTGACAAAGGAACGTCGCCCTGACCTCTGGCGGGCTTACTGTGATACGCATGGTAGGGACCCGGACGGAGACCAAGAGCTCTGA
- the rplS gene encoding 50S ribosomal protein L19: protein MNLIAQIEAEQVAALGAKIPDFKAGDTIRVGYKVTEGTRSRVQNYEGVCIARKNGDGIAGSFTVRKISFGEGVERVFPLHSTNIDSITVVRRGRVRRAKLYYLRARRGKSARIAEVTNYKPKSGAEA, encoded by the coding sequence ATGAACCTGATCGCACAGATCGAGGCGGAACAAGTGGCCGCCCTCGGGGCCAAAATCCCCGATTTCAAAGCCGGTGACACGATCCGTGTCGGCTATAAAGTGACCGAGGGCACCCGCTCTCGTGTGCAGAATTACGAAGGTGTCTGCATCGCCCGCAAGAACGGCGACGGCATTGCCGGCAGCTTCACCGTCCGCAAAATCAGCTTTGGCGAAGGTGTGGAACGTGTGTTCCCGCTGCATTCGACCAATATCGACAGCATCACCGTGGTGCGTCGGGGTCGTGTGCGCCGCGCGAAACTGTATTATCTGCGCGCGCGCCGGGGCAAATCTGCCCGGATCGCCGAAGTGACCAATTACAAGCCCAAATCCGGCGCTGAAGCCTGA
- the rpmE gene encoding 50S ribosomal protein L31: protein MKKDIHPDYHLIDVKMTNGDIVQMKSTWGAEGETLALDIDPSVHPAWTGGNSRLMDTGGRVSKFKKKYEGLGF from the coding sequence ATGAAAAAAGACATCCATCCCGATTATCACCTGATCGACGTGAAAATGACCAATGGCGATATTGTCCAGATGAAATCAACCTGGGGCGCCGAAGGCGAAACCCTGGCACTTGACATCGACCCGTCGGTGCACCCGGCCTGGACCGGCGGCAATTCCCGGCTGATGGATACCGGCGGGCGCGTCTCGAAGTTCAAGAAGAAATACGAAGGCCTGGGGTTCTAA
- a CDS encoding division plane positioning ATPase MipZ, whose translation MAHIIVLGNEKGGSGKSTTAMHIATALARMGHTVGGLDLDLRQRSFHRYIENRQNTIAARDLDVACPLLMELPQISADQLGPEDNIYDRRLSAAVAELEGRCDFIVIDCPGSHTRLSQVAHSLADTLVTPMNDSFVDFDLLARIDPETYDIRGPSVYSEMVWHARQLRAKAGLNPIDWIVVRNRVGAQQMHNKRKVGGALDRLAERIGFRVGTGFSERVIFREMFPTGMTLLDLRELGVERLNISNVAARQEVRDLMSGLNLPGVQVDF comes from the coding sequence TTGGCGCATATCATCGTTTTGGGCAATGAGAAGGGCGGGTCGGGCAAATCGACCACCGCCATGCATATTGCAACGGCGCTTGCGCGCATGGGCCATACGGTCGGCGGGCTTGATCTGGACCTGCGCCAGCGCAGTTTCCACCGCTATATCGAGAACCGGCAGAACACCATTGCCGCCCGGGATCTGGATGTCGCCTGCCCCCTGCTGATGGAATTGCCGCAGATCAGTGCCGATCAACTGGGCCCGGAAGACAATATCTATGACCGCCGCCTCTCTGCCGCCGTGGCAGAGCTTGAGGGACGTTGCGATTTCATCGTGATCGACTGCCCCGGCTCCCATACACGGCTTAGCCAGGTGGCGCATTCGCTGGCCGATACGCTGGTCACCCCGATGAATGACAGCTTTGTGGATTTCGACCTTCTGGCCCGCATCGACCCGGAAACCTATGACATCCGGGGGCCTTCAGTCTATTCTGAAATGGTCTGGCACGCGCGCCAGTTGCGCGCCAAGGCCGGGCTGAACCCGATCGACTGGATCGTGGTGCGCAACCGGGTCGGGGCGCAGCAGATGCATAACAAACGCAAGGTCGGTGGCGCGCTGGACCGTCTGGCCGAGCGTATCGGGTTTCGCGTTGGCACCGGGTTTTCCGAACGGGTGATTTTCCGCGAGATGTTCCCCACCGGCATGACCCTTCTGGATTTGCGCGAATTGGGGGTGGAGCGGCTGAACATCTCGAATGTTGCCGCCCGGCAGGAGGTGCGTGATCTGATGAGCGGGTTGAACCTGCCCGGTGTCCAGGTCGATTTCTGA
- a CDS encoding LysR family transcriptional regulator — MLHIRFMEWSDLRIFLAVAQLGSLRRAAERLGVTQPTVARRVQKLEADIGFPLFLRDRDGHRLTPAGADLLPEIRAVESAALRVEQRTLGVSQHLKETVRVGAGETSAAVLARGLHLLGDGPAVELIITDRPSPFQTRAPEIRVLHDMPKTETGLTRRVGSVGCAVYGHESYARARALPLSRDDLRTLPWLAFVEEQSHYVTMGWLQDLMRGRPPASRLMNTDLMLAAAASKTGIAVLPCFKGDASPDLMRLSEEIDALRAEYWTIIQPDLARNTAVRVVSDWIVQCFRDIRA, encoded by the coding sequence GTGTTACATATTCGTTTCATGGAATGGTCTGATCTGCGTATATTTCTGGCCGTGGCACAGCTTGGCAGTCTGCGCCGGGCGGCTGAGCGGCTTGGGGTGACCCAGCCAACGGTTGCGCGCCGGGTGCAGAAGCTGGAGGCGGATATCGGTTTTCCGTTATTCCTGCGCGATCGTGACGGGCATCGGCTGACCCCGGCCGGTGCGGACCTGCTGCCGGAAATTCGCGCGGTTGAAAGTGCCGCATTACGGGTTGAACAACGCACCCTTGGTGTCTCACAGCATCTGAAAGAAACGGTCCGTGTCGGGGCTGGCGAAACCTCGGCCGCTGTTCTGGCGCGGGGTTTGCATCTGCTTGGGGATGGCCCCGCAGTGGAACTGATCATCACCGACAGGCCATCCCCTTTTCAAACCCGGGCGCCTGAAATCCGTGTCCTGCATGACATGCCAAAAACGGAAACGGGCCTGACGCGGCGCGTGGGCTCGGTTGGCTGCGCGGTATACGGGCATGAAAGCTATGCAAGGGCGCGGGCTTTGCCGCTGTCCCGGGACGATCTGCGAACCCTTCCCTGGCTGGCATTCGTGGAAGAGCAAAGCCACTATGTCACCATGGGATGGTTGCAAGACCTGATGCGGGGCCGCCCTCCGGCCAGCCGGTTGATGAACACCGATCTGATGCTTGCGGCCGCAGCCAGCAAGACCGGCATTGCCGTTCTGCCCTGTTTCAAGGGGGATGCCAGTCCTGATCTCATGCGATTGTCTGAAGAGATCGATGCGCTGCGCGCCGAATACTGGACAATCATCCAGCCCGATCTTGCCCGGAACACGGCGGTGCGCGTGGTGTCAGACTGGATTGTGCAATGCTTCCGCGATATTAGAGCATAG
- a CDS encoding EamA family transporter — protein sequence MKPALLITTGAILCWALLSVVSRILLLAYDLDPWMFSFLQLFAGGVALLILSGKGGLDLTSFVRPSTWVLGALRVLSAALYTAVLVWVSVPEAGIFGALNLPVVAIIVWIVMGQRPARFEWVGHGLALGAVVMLALQLEPGFRTTVLGLMGLNALCLAGMSLLVEAHPDNRSDLPGARTRFTGAVLLVTAIVFLAARIVQTGSVDGRVDMTLILSSVAVGIFLRAPAMLLAFWSIRLAGTQNYTAAISLLPVFGLVFEQLAVALGLIETSRFQIGTVYLLGLVLLGTFLILFARSLRLRASTNHRTET from the coding sequence ATGAAACCCGCCCTTCTGATCACAACAGGTGCCATTCTGTGCTGGGCCTTGCTGAGCGTGGTAAGCCGTATTCTCTTGCTGGCTTATGATCTCGATCCCTGGATGTTCAGCTTCCTGCAACTTTTTGCCGGGGGTGTCGCCTTGCTGATCCTGAGCGGTAAGGGAGGGTTGGACCTGACAAGCTTTGTACGACCCTCCACATGGGTTCTGGGGGCTTTAAGGGTTTTGTCAGCCGCGCTTTATACGGCTGTTCTTGTCTGGGTCAGCGTGCCGGAGGCCGGAATATTCGGCGCGCTGAACCTGCCGGTTGTTGCCATCATCGTCTGGATCGTCATGGGACAGCGCCCCGCGCGATTTGAATGGGTCGGCCATGGCCTGGCCCTCGGCGCGGTTGTCATGCTTGCCCTGCAACTGGAACCCGGGTTTCGCACCACCGTTCTGGGATTGATGGGGCTGAATGCCCTGTGCCTGGCGGGCATGTCGCTTCTGGTCGAGGCACATCCCGATAACAGGTCTGACCTGCCGGGCGCCAGAACACGTTTCACAGGGGCGGTTCTGCTTGTGACTGCAATTGTCTTTCTGGCCGCACGCATCGTGCAAACAGGATCAGTCGATGGCAGGGTTGATATGACATTGATCCTTTCTAGCGTGGCGGTCGGTATTTTCCTCAGGGCGCCCGCCATGCTGCTGGCCTTCTGGTCGATCCGTCTGGCTGGCACGCAGAACTATACGGCGGCCATTTCACTTCTTCCGGTGTTCGGGCTGGTGTTTGAACAGCTTGCTGTCGCGTTGGGGCTTATCGAAACATCTCGCTTCCAGATCGGGACGGTATATCTGCTTGGCCTCGTTCTTCTGGGCACATTTCTGATCCTCTTTGCCCGCAGTCTGAGGCTGAGAGCGAGCACAAACCATCGTACCGAAACCTGA